TAAAAACTAGCTAAATGGGTAAATAACATGAGTTTGCAGTTGTAGTTCTGTCACAGCCTGAATATCTGAGAATAATGCAGAGAAAAGTAAATAAATCAGCATCAGCAACTCTGGTTCTGATTACTCCTGGAGGATTAGGCAGTTTAGACTGCACCGATTTATTTCTGAAATTTTTATGCTTAACCCAGCGGGACCACTTTAAGCCGCACCAGTCGCCGGAGAGATAATCAGGAGAAGAGTTGGATTTAGGATTACCCGGACCATCTGAAGAAAAAGTCAAACCTTCCCCCCGGGAGTGTTTTCCGGCGTTTTCTCTTCTGCCTCTACGAGTCTCTTCTCAAACTCAAGCATCAGCTCAGATGGTGCAAGACCAAAGGCTCCGGAAATTTTCAGAAGTGTAAGAAGAGTCGGATTTCGTTTCCCGTTTTCTATAAGACTTATGAATGTCCTGTCAAGTCCTGTTTTAGCTGCAAGTTTTTCCTGTGAAAGATCCCTTTGATTTCTAAGCTCCTTTACAAGAGTTCCGAAAATCAGAATTTCATCCATATGTGAAGAAATAGTTTAAAAACGGCAGATTAAGGATTATCGCAGACTATAGTCACACATAGAAGTTAAAGCTAAAACAACAAAAACAGGTAATGTATAATTTCCTAATCGACACAATTCAGAGTCATCATAGAAGAAGATGAAAACGGAGTTTTGTAGCCAAAATGTCCATTACTCCCCGGCTCTCATAACTCACAGGCAAAAAGGCAGTCATATGTCAATGCCTGTCAAAAATTTCCAATTATTACGACTAAAATCCCTCATTAACATTGGTATTCAGTAAGGGCAGTAAGTATATTACTTCTAAAATCACATACGAATAAAGGTGAATCAAAGTGAAACTCGAAATCGTTCTTGAAGAAGAAGAAGATGGCACATATTCCGTTCATTGTCCTGCCCTGAAGGGATGTCATTCACAGGGAAGCACAAAGGAAGAAGCACTGCAAAATATCCACGAAGCAATTGATCTTTATCTTGAAGTAGCAAATGATAAAGCCAGAAAACTGATTAACCAGCCAAAGACCACTGTCGTTGATATTGCCGTATGACAAACAAACGTCTTCTTCCTGTTTCTGCAAAGGATATGATTAAAGTATTCTCCAAAATAGGGTATCAGATTGAGAGACAGAGAGGGAGCCACGTAGTTATGTCTAAAGGAGAAGAAATCCTGATTATTCCAAATCACAATCCGGTCTCAAAAGGTACTGAAAGAGAACTCATAAAAGATGCCGGCCTTACTGTTGAGGAATTTAATAATCTTCTAAAAAAGCATTAATCATGAAATAACTCTCAATGCCGATTTAATATAACCCACCCGCTCAAACTTCAGGCAATAATGCCCGCATAAGAAATTTATTATCGCAGGAACCATAGTAATACATTGCCGGAAAAATTATACTCTAAATCAGAAACTGCCTAAAAGTAAAAGAGGAGTATTAGAGATATAATCAAATTCAGAATAATCACACGAAGAAGACGAAGATGGAAACTTTGTAGCAGAATATCCGTCACTTCCAGGCTCTCATAACTCATAGGAAAAACCAGAACCAAAAGCACCCGAAAACATAAAAGATGCCACAAAAGGTTATCCGGAGAGCTTAAAGAAACCTGAGCGGGCCAATTCTGCCATCGATATATGAAGAAACTGTAGAAATAACAGCCTGATTTATGCTAAAATTAACTGTATTATCTTACCTTAATGTAATAAAGACACTCAATAAAAGCAGTTATAATATAGACCATCAGACCGGCACTAAAAAATATCCGGATATTGTTGATTCAGAATAAAATTTTAATGGTTTATTATATCTGAAGGTGGGAGAATTTTTTCAAAATCTTTACTATTGTTTGTAATGAGCTTTGCACTATTATATAATACAATTGCAGCAACAAGTTCATCGAATTTACCAATAGGCGTTCCCTTCTTCTCAAGTTCTGCCGATATTCTCCCATAAACTGTGTAATATTTTTCAGAATTTTCTATAATATCAATATCATTTAGAACTTCGTTTATTCTGTAAAGCGATCCCTCAATATCGTTTGTTCTGTAAGCTCCTTTATAAAGTTCATAAACATTAACAAAAGTTGTGCTAAAGTTCTTTTTCTCCTCAATCATCTCTTTGAGTAAATTTTCAGCTCTTTTATGCTTAACGTTATTCTGACTTCTTATTAAGTCTATCAAAAAAGTACTGTCAAGAATGAACATTCATTCCTCTTCAACAGCTTTTGTCATTATATCAGCGTCTTCATCCGAAAGAGAACCTATCCGGGAGAGTAACTCATCTAATTCTTCCGGAGTTCTGATTTTTGGAATGGCCCTTAAAATCACACTTGATAAACTCTCATCATCACTCTTTTTCCAGTTAATAAGGCGATCATATGCTTCATCTGAGATGCTCAGCGTCTTTGACATATTCCCATATTATCATCTATTCTCAGATAATAGTTTTCATTTCCGCAATGAAAAATTTTACAAAAAATAAACATTTAAGAGCATCATCAGACAGGCCGGGCTTAAAAAGGAAGAATTTCTGAAATAATTGTAATCTCAGAGCAGTTCTATAAATTCATCCGGAGTTAAACCGGCTTTTCTTATAATCGCTCTTAATGTTCCACGCGAAACTTCGTTATGGTTTGGGATTGTCAGAGGCCTTTTCTCCTAATGCCGGAGATGAATATGACTTCCTTTCTGGTCGTGAATGTAATATCCGGCATTAAAAAAGGCTTATATGACCTGATCTCCTGACAATACAGGAATTCAGTACTTTAAACTTAGACGATCATTAATATGTTCGAACCTACAATATTAAATTTAAAATACTCTCTTAAATTGTCCAAATCACAGTATTAGCCCTAAATTCTCCGTTTTTTTGCACAGAGGTCACAAGGCACATTTTGTAAACCTATTTTGATTAACATCACTCATCCCCATTTAGGCCTCATTAAATTCTTCCATTTCTCATCGAGATCAATCTGAAAAGAGTATCTTTGAATTGAAATTGTATTGTTTCCAGTGAAAAAGTTACAAAATTATAGATAGCTACCGCTAAATCGGTCGCAGCTGCATATTCCGTTCATTGAGATGTCAGAATGTCAGCTTATAGCAATTTCATCAATCCTTAATATACGAAAATGAGTCATACTTTCTTCAAATATGATGGCAAGATAATGATTTAAGGGGAATTTGTCCCTGTCTATTACTTTTGGTCCTCTCTGAATCTTTGCAAATCGCTTCCATTTTGTTAAAACCCAAAAATTCTGAATTATGCATGCAATTAGATAATAAAAAAATCTCACCACATGATCTTTGGTGGATGTTCTTACTTTGAATTTATTATTAATGACATATGTTGATTCAATGGCAAATCTATGCCTGTATCGCTCACTAATTGATTTTGGGGAAGTATTAATTTTGTACACAACAAAAGCACGATGAAGAGCACCTTTTTTACCCTTTTTACCTTTCATGTAAATGACACGATCAACAATTTTCACCTTACATTTTAGCTTATTCTTCGATTTGGCGTTTATAACATATTCAAATGATTTTGATTTCTTTCCCTTCAGCTGCCTTTTGAGTTCATCACTGTTCTTCTTAACAGGCACTATGTGAGGAATTTCAGATTCCTTAAGGTAACTGAAGATTTCAGCAGAGTAAAACTCACGGTCAAGCATCAGAGATTTGATCTTGAATCCATATCCATAAATTAAATCAACACAATTCTTTATTGCGGTGAGGTTAGTGGAATCTCTAAACAAAGGAATAACCTGAAGTATAAGGTGCTTATCCATATTTACAACCGAGAATGTCAGGTATCCAACAAAATAATTTGTCGATGCCTTTCTTTTTCCACCTACAATTGGAGATTTAGGATTTTTTATCCTTTTTCCCATAATATGGAATTAGCGTTATATCAATTGCAAAATCATACTCTGACCTTTCTTAAGGATTCCTTTTCCCGCTTTTAAAAGCATTTTTGGAGTATTTAGTGTCAATTCCTCCATATTAAGGCCATGAAGTTTTTTTAGACAAGTCGTATGGGACGGTAGTCCTTCCGTCATTTTTGCAAAACCGATATTGAGTTATTAGAACATGCCGTAGCGATAGCTCCCCGAATCAACGTTAGACTATCATAGTTTCTGCCACCTGTTAAGGTTACATTCCCCTCAACAAGAGCGCATATCGGTTCAAGGTTTCCAAGCTTATTTTCTTTATTAAGCTCTGATTTGCCTATATTTTGACAATTATTTGCCATATGAGAGGTTTTTAGAGTATATAAACCCCACCATAAATCAGGCGTACGTCAAAAAAATAAGGTAAATTCTGGCTAAATTCTAAAAGAATTTGGCGATATTGGGGTAAACGCGCAGTATTACGCGCAGTAGTCCATGCGGTTTGTCATTAAAATAGAGAAGTACTTAACTTTCTCAAGTTGGGCAGAAATACTCTGAGCAAAAAATGGGGTTTTTCAGGAAATGTTTAAAGTACTGGAATTTTAGAACTCATACATTTACTGCAACAAAAGTATCACTCATCCCGTTTGCGGGATAAAATGGAATTCCTTCTTCTGCAAGAGATTTAAGATGAAATTCTATAGCTCCTTTTATATTCTCCTTTGCCTCTTCTTCTGTTTTTCCCTGTGAGATACATCCGGGCAGGGACGAAAACTGTCGCAGTAAACCAGCCATCCTCATTTTTTCCGGGGAAGAACTTTAAACTGAATCATGTTTCTTTCAAACCCCTAAGATTTATATTACTATTAATGATCCGTATAGATATTGGACTTCTCATCCTGGTTAAGGTCAGTTATAATCCTGATTAACACTTATTTTCAGAGATTTCATCTTTGCCATTGATAATTTTCCGGTAACCACCTTTTTTTAGACCTGTGCATTTAATCCGGCTTTCTTTTTTTTAATTTCCAAATCCACCATTCAATCCCATGATACGAAATACCTGTCTCTTCGGCAATTTCATTAATACTGATATGAGGGTTACTGTTAATAAGTGAAATAATATTTTCCCGTAGTTTTTTTGATACTTACACCTGACTGACGGTATGAAAATTCAACCCAAAGTCCAATATATTCATATCGAAATACAGGCGCCGGATTATTGTTTTCCTGGCATGAACTCATTATCCGTCTGATACCACGGCCCCATGCTTCAATCATACCTGCTCTGAAAAATGCATTTGCTATGTCCGGATTATAGAGCTGAGACTGGTGATTTAAAGTCAGCCTTTCTACAGCCCAACCTTCCGGAAGACGACCATTATTCCGGAAAAAGGGTCTTATCATCATAGACACTTATCTGAACCGGAATTCCGCCTGAATAATCCTTATGGGCAACAGCATTAAACAATGCCTCACGAAGTGCCTCTTTTGGTACAGGATATCTCTGTATTGTCGCCAGAACATCTGACATTCATAATCAGAAGAGATCAGCCTTCAAAACTTCCGGGAGAAAAAAAAGAGATTAATAATACAACCCTGCCCGGTATAAACGATGTCAAAGCATTATACCGGAAAGATTCAGAGTAATTTTTCCGGATTTATATCAATACAAAAACCGGAATAAATCCCTCCTTTAAAAAACCCTAAACCACACCAAAAAAACCTTTTCTTCAGACAAAATCACCTCAGATACTTTTTCCGGGCCAGAAACACCACACCATACAGACAGCCAACCATCACAATACCGATAAAGAACCCCGGAAACTCCGGCACAGGCGTACCGCACTCATCCATACAGAACTCAATATGGCTTATATCGTAATACTTCCCGTTAGCCGGATTCACAGGCGTAGAAAGAAGTTCTAAGTCAAAGTAAACCGGCGGGTTGTAGAAGTACACATTTGAATTCGGTCCGCCCTTAACTATCACCGCATAAATTTCAGCATTTGACGTGAAGGTGAAATGTGTGCCGTTAAACATCTCAATATCGACATAGCAGTTTGTCCCGGAAATATCATGTATTCCTCCAAAAGGACTGCCGTCAATCTTAAAACTCTCCCCCGGACATCCGCTTCCTGTACACGTCTGCGAAGTACAGTTAATATCAGAACATTTCGGATTTCCCTGACAATAAACCGGCGTTGTTGCACCGACCAAAGCAACCAGGGCAGAGATCATCACAACGCTGTAAACCAAAAGGTCTCTCTTTTTCAAAATATACACCCCAATAAAAAATTAACATGCCACCAGCCAGCATGACTTATCAATGACACAGAAACAATTTTTCACATGACCTTAATGTATCTATGCACAGCATTGCATCTCCCCTGCAGCAATTATTCAGGACAACCGGGATTATTACCCGCCGGCAGGAGCAGTACAGGTCTAAACCAGCTATAATACAGCAGAATATGATAGAAACTTACGAAAAATAATTCCTATACAGAAAAAAGGCATTTCTGACGGCCCGGAAAAATGATGCCGGCCATCAGTATGCCCACCCTGAACTTTATCAGATGCAATCCTTCAGCAGGCCCTCAGATCAGCTAAAAATTCAGTTGCTCCATCAGCATCCAAATCATATCCGTCATAGATTACTGCCGGAGCCTGCCTCACCAGCCTTACAGCTACGGCATCATCCGGAATTTCGGGAATCATTCCCGCATCGACATCCTTCTGGATGACATACCTGGCACTGTCAAGATTATGACCATAATATTCCTTAAACTCCGCTCTCCTCTCATCACTTATATCATACCAGTCCGCTACATCCGCAACTGTCAGATCGCAGGGAATCCAGCCATACCCTTCGATATAATATTCAGCCCAGAAATGAGTCCCCGGTGTTTCTTTAAGCAGCATCTGATATCCACCGGTTGCACGGGCAGGAATACCAAGCGATCTGCACATAGCTGAAAAGAGCATGCTCTGTGTACCACAGTCCCCCCGTCCGGTTTTAAACATATACGATGATTCCGAAACTTTGGGCTTAGCCGTATCAAGGAAAAGATGCGGGACATGGCTGTAAGGATAAGTCTGAATGATATAGTCATAAATCATTATAGCCTGAAGATATGGATTTGTTTCATCGCCGACAATTTCCTCTGCCTTTGATTTAATCTCATCAGTAATCTCTATATTTCTTCCGGATTTTGTGTAAAGGAGATATTCAGGACTTTGCTTATCGTAAGGCAGTACCTTTGCAGGATCGACATCAAACTCCTGTTTGTATGACCTAAACCCGATATCAGCCGTAATTACCAGATCACCTTCTATCTCTTCTGCCGGAATTTCATAATATACATACCCAATCTGCCCGTCTGTAACAGGCCCTGCTTTAATATACTCACTATATGAGAGGTTCTCAACCCGGACATCCCTCTGTGAGTCTGTCTCTACAGGAAGGGGGAACCAGATATTTACCGTCCCTCCGGCTGTAAATACATCCCCTAAGATCACAAATTTTTCAGAGCCGCTGTAATTTACCGGGCTTAAATACGGTGAACCGGACCCCTGCACATCATCTTCTGTGAGATAACGGGCAAAATAGTCAAACTCTTCAGGGTCATTGATTCTTTGGAGCAGCTCATAATTCTCAAAAAGATAATTTGATGCCGTATCGGCAAAGTACAGAGTATTTCCGTCAGAAACCTGCTTCTGTGCATGACCGGAGAGCCAGGAATCTATCTCCTCATCAGTAATCCCCGGAACTTTCTCCCTTAAAGCATCCTCTGCCTCTGTCTCATTGAGCGGATATTCATAAAAGCATCTGACAGAGGCAAAACTTCTCCTCTCAGCCTCTGACGCATTCACAAAAAGGCCTGCTTTATCATAATACTTACAGGCCTCATCATAATTTTCTGCTGCCGAATAATAATTTCCGGCCATATAATCTTCATTCCCCAACTGATAAGCAGATTCTGCCAGACTCTTATAATCCGTCAGATTATCCGGAGCCGTTACGGATGTCTCCTGACTGTTCCCGGTGCAGCCCGAAAAAAATACCAGCAATAATACAGCTGCAAAAATACATAGCAGAATACCTGATCTCATAATATATTACTATCATTCCTGGCAGGTATAAATCATGCGTAAGTCCTTTTAAAGGTCAGTTTATCTTTCCTAAAAATCATAACCGGTCAGAAATTTCCGTCTCTTAAAATCCCGGGAATAAAAAAGAAAAGATCCGGACGGCTGCGGGCGACTCCTCTTTTATAAGGCAAAAGAGCACCACAAAAGAGAGGCACAGTTCTGCCACACAGATATCATTCAGACTTTCAGAAATAATATTTCTAAAATTAAGACAAAAACGAAAATAATCCACCAAATACCCACGATTCCGGGAAATATTTTTTAGCAGAAAGATAATTTATATATCAGATTTCAAACAATTATTGTATGTGAAAAGATCCCGGAGTATAAACTCACCCATCCGTATTCTCATCCTGGATGACGGATCCATAATAAAAAAAGATGAGGAGGCGTCAATACCGGATAGGATTTTTTCATTCACCACCTGCAAAAACAGAGAAGAGGCCCTTAAAATCCTGGCAGAGAAAGAATTCGATGCCATAATTTCGGAGATAAAAACTCCTTCATATGACGGCCTCACACTACTTAAAAAAATCCGGGCAGAAAACATCAAAATTCCGGTAATCTTTTTTACGGAGAACAAAAACCCTGAAATCCTGGCAGAGGCCATAAATTCCGGAGCATCCGGATATTATATTAAGAGATCCCCTCACCAGGAGATAACAGAGGAAATCCTCGAAAAGGTCATTGAATCCGCCGGAAAAACCAGATATACAGAGAGCAATATAAGCCTTATAAGTGCCGTTCTCGATGCAGTTCCGGGCGGGATTATTGCCTCAGATACGATAACAAAAAAGTTTGTCTTTGCAAATGAGGCCATATGCCGGACTCTTGGATACAGCAGAGATGAAATCCTGAGGCTCTCCCTTGCAGACATCCATCCTGCATGGGATATGGAGAGAGTATCAGGCCTTTTCATGGACATGACCTCCGGAAAGGCCGATTTTGCCCGTGAAGTTCCTGTACAGAGAAAAGACGGCACAATATTTTACGCCGACATAAGAGGTTCAGAGATTGAACTTAACGGAAGGAAGACTGCAATAGCACTTTTCTCAGACGTTACCGAAAGAACAGAAGCAGAAAAGGCACTTGACCGGAAAAAAGAGGAGCTTGACACCTCAGAAGAGAAGATTATACAGCAGCTGCACCAGTTATCAGATGCACAGGAGATGTTTCGGGAGAGCGAGGGGCAGTTTAAGCATGTGATTGAAAATATCCCCATATCACTCTCCATCGTAACTCTGGAAGGTGACGTAGTCTATGCAAACCCAAAAGCTCATGAACTCTTCGGGTTAAATCCGGACGGGAGCAATTACAGGGGAGGTGCTCCGGTTGTCTGGAAAGAACCCTCCGGGCGTAAACTATGGCTGGACGGGATCAGGAAAAACGGAGTTATATCGGGCCTCCAGGCCGATTTTACAACTTTTTCCGGTGAGGAAAAAACCCTCCTGCTCTCCGGAATGAAGATAAATTACAAAAACCAGCCCTGCGTCCTCTCCGTTCATCAGGACATCACTGACCGGATTTTGGCAGAAAAGGCACTTAAGGAAACAACAGACGCATTCAGAACTTATATTGACAATTCATATGATGCAGTGCTCATACATGACACTGAAGGCAGAATTGTAGATGTTAATAAAAAAATGCTTGCCATGTATGGTGTAACCTACGAAGAGGCTCTTAATCATACAATACGGGATTATTCAGCACCAAATAAAAATATGGATGATGTCCGGAAGATCTGGAGAGATGTCATGGCCGGAAATAACCGCATATTCTTCTGGCAGGCAAGAAGACCGCATGACGGCTCTTTATTTAATGTAGAGGTCTTCCTCACAAGAATTGAGCTTGATAACCGGACATTTGTCCTCGCAAATGTAAGGGATATTACTGAGAGAAAGAAAGCTGAAAAGGCACTTTACCTTGCCAACCGCAAGCTGAAACTGCTCTCATCTGTCACAAGGCATGACATCTTAAATCAGATTATGGTCTTCTTTGGAAACCTTGAATTCGCCATAGAAGACTGCACTGATGAAAATATTACAGAATATCTCAGGAAGATGAAAAAGGCAGTAATGTCAATTCAGCACCAGATAGAATTCACAAAGGAGTATGACGACTTAGGATCAAAAGCACCTGTGTGGTTTTCGCCCGGAAGTCTTACCTTTAAGGACACAAACGGCATAATTCCGGTGAAAAACGAAATATTGGATGTTGAAATATTTGCAGACCCTATGATTGACCTTGCATTCAATAACCTCTATGACAATGCAGTCAGACATGCAGAAGGTGCAACGGGGATCAGAATTACCGGCAGACCTGATAACGAGGATTATATAATAATATTTGAAGATGACGGGTGCGGAATTTTAGATGAGATGAAAGAGAAGATCTTTGAGCGTAATGTCGGGAAAAATACCGGACTTGGACTATTTCTGATCAGGGAAATTCTGTCAATTACAGGAATTACCATCCGGGAAAACGGGAACTTAAAGGAAGGGGCAAGGTTTGAGATGAGGCTGCCAAAAGGGGTCTGGAGAATGCGGGGAGATTCTCATTCCTGAGAGTTTGCAGGTATTGATAAGGGCAGTAAATCCTAAACCAGGTGATAAACTGAGAGCTTATATTCCGGACCGAACACAGACCGGCATCTCTGCCTTTAAGAGAGCTAATCCTTTTTCCAGGAATCTGCCGGAACTGTGATCTCAAACCGTGCCCCGCTGCCAAAGACCCCGCTCTCCTTTATTGAAATTCCGGTAATGGAGAGGATCTCTCTTGTCAGGAAAAGGCCAAACCCCGTGTTTTTGCCAACTCCTCTCTGAAAAATTCTCTCCTTCTCTTCATCAGGCACGCCGGTCCCGTCGTCCTCCCATGTAATGACAAGCCCCCCGTTATTGTCATGCCTGCACCTGACATAAACCTCAGTGGCCTTCTCACCATGCCTGACCGTATTGTCCATCAGGTTTTCAAAGACTTTACTGAGCATAGGATCGGCATATATCATAATATCTTCACAGAGGTTGTGCACCGGCAGTTTTCCAAATGACCTCCTGTCAGTTAAACCTGAAACTGAGATCCATTCAGGTGTATTGACTCCAAGCTGTTCATACTCTTTTGTAAACAATATATTTTCTTCAATTGTACGGGCTGCACTGTCAATCTTTCCGATATACTCGGTTTTTTCCTGTTCATCCTCAAGATCATCAATTATGTCGGCAATGCCCCTGATAACTGTTATCTGGTTGAGGATATCGTGCCTTGTAATTCCGGAGAGCAGTTTTAACTTCCGGTTTGAAAGAAACAGTGCCTCTTCTGCTTTTTTCCTCTCCGTAATGTCGATTATGCTCCCTTCACAGTATTTCCGGTTATCATCACAGAGCAGTCTTCCGCTAATTGACACCCAGAATGGCGTGCCGTCCCTTTTTTTATGGATTGCCTCATAACCGGTAACACTGCCGTCTTCTGAAATAATATTTACAACCTTTTC
The sequence above is a segment of the Methanoplanus limicola DSM 2279 genome. Coding sequences within it:
- a CDS encoding helix-turn-helix domain-containing protein translates to MDEILIFGTLVKELRNQRDLSQEKLAAKTGLDRTFISLIENGKRNPTLLTLLKISGAFGLAPSELMLEFEKRLVEAEEKTPENTPGGKV
- a CDS encoding type II toxin-antitoxin system HicB family antitoxin, whose protein sequence is MKLEIVLEEEEDGTYSVHCPALKGCHSQGSTKEEALQNIHEAIDLYLEVANDKARKLINQPKTTVVDIAV
- a CDS encoding type II toxin-antitoxin system HicA family toxin, whose protein sequence is MTNKRLLPVSAKDMIKVFSKIGYQIERQRGSHVVMSKGEEILIIPNHNPVSKGTERELIKDAGLTVEEFNNLLKKH
- a CDS encoding type II toxin-antitoxin system VapC family toxin, which produces MFILDSTFLIDLIRSQNNVKHKRAENLLKEMIEEKKNFSTTFVNVYELYKGAYRTNDIEGSLYRINEVLNDIDIIENSEKYYTVYGRISAELEKKGTPIGKFDELVAAIVLYNSAKLITNNSKDFEKILPPSDIINH
- a CDS encoding antitoxin VapB family protein translates to MSKTLSISDEAYDRLINWKKSDDESLSSVILRAIPKIRTPEELDELLSRIGSLSDEDADIMTKAVEEE
- a CDS encoding type II toxin-antitoxin system HicA family toxin, giving the protein MTIPNHNEVSRGTLRAIIRKAGLTPDEFIELL
- a CDS encoding transposase; the protein is MGKRIKNPKSPIVGGKRKASTNYFVGYLTFSVVNMDKHLILQVIPLFRDSTNLTAIKNCVDLIYGYGFKIKSLMLDREFYSAEIFSYLKESEIPHIVPVKKNSDELKRQLKGKKSKSFEYVINAKSKNKLKCKVKIVDRVIYMKGKKGKKGALHRAFVVYKINTSPKSISERYRHRFAIESTYVINNKFKVRTSTKDHVVRFFYYLIACIIQNFWVLTKWKRFAKIQRGPKVIDRDKFPLNHYLAIIFEESMTHFRILRIDEIAIS
- a CDS encoding type II toxin-antitoxin system HicB family antitoxin, which encodes MAGLLRQFSSLPGCISQGKTEEEAKENIKGAIEFHLKSLAEEGIPFYPANGMSDTFVAVNV
- a CDS encoding winged helix-turn-helix transcriptional regulator, with amino-acid sequence MISLINSNPHISINEIAEETGISYHGIEWWIWKLKKRKPD
- a CDS encoding ATP-binding protein; this translates as MMIRPFFRNNGRLPEGWAVERLTLNHQSQLYNPDIANAFFRAGMIEAWGRGIRRIMSSCQENNNPAPVFRYEYIGLWVEFSYRQSGVSIKKTTGKYYFTY
- a CDS encoding transglutaminase-like domain-containing protein, which gives rise to MLVFFSGCTGNSQETSVTAPDNLTDYKSLAESAYQLGNEDYMAGNYYSAAENYDEACKYYDKAGLFVNASEAERRSFASVRCFYEYPLNETEAEDALREKVPGITDEEIDSWLSGHAQKQVSDGNTLYFADTASNYLFENYELLQRINDPEEFDYFARYLTEDDVQGSGSPYLSPVNYSGSEKFVILGDVFTAGGTVNIWFPLPVETDSQRDVRVENLSYSEYIKAGPVTDGQIGYVYYEIPAEEIEGDLVITADIGFRSYKQEFDVDPAKVLPYDKQSPEYLLYTKSGRNIEITDEIKSKAEEIVGDETNPYLQAIMIYDYIIQTYPYSHVPHLFLDTAKPKVSESSYMFKTGRGDCGTQSMLFSAMCRSLGIPARATGGYQMLLKETPGTHFWAEYYIEGYGWIPCDLTVADVADWYDISDERRAEFKEYYGHNLDSARYVIQKDVDAGMIPEIPDDAVAVRLVRQAPAVIYDGYDLDADGATEFLADLRAC
- a CDS encoding PAS domain S-box protein, translated to MKRSRSINSPIRILILDDGSIIKKDEEASIPDRIFSFTTCKNREEALKILAEKEFDAIISEIKTPSYDGLTLLKKIRAENIKIPVIFFTENKNPEILAEAINSGASGYYIKRSPHQEITEEILEKVIESAGKTRYTESNISLISAVLDAVPGGIIASDTITKKFVFANEAICRTLGYSRDEILRLSLADIHPAWDMERVSGLFMDMTSGKADFAREVPVQRKDGTIFYADIRGSEIELNGRKTAIALFSDVTERTEAEKALDRKKEELDTSEEKIIQQLHQLSDAQEMFRESEGQFKHVIENIPISLSIVTLEGDVVYANPKAHELFGLNPDGSNYRGGAPVVWKEPSGRKLWLDGIRKNGVISGLQADFTTFSGEEKTLLLSGMKINYKNQPCVLSVHQDITDRILAEKALKETTDAFRTYIDNSYDAVLIHDTEGRIVDVNKKMLAMYGVTYEEALNHTIRDYSAPNKNMDDVRKIWRDVMAGNNRIFFWQARRPHDGSLFNVEVFLTRIELDNRTFVLANVRDITERKKAEKALYLANRKLKLLSSVTRHDILNQIMVFFGNLEFAIEDCTDENITEYLRKMKKAVMSIQHQIEFTKEYDDLGSKAPVWFSPGSLTFKDTNGIIPVKNEILDVEIFADPMIDLAFNNLYDNAVRHAEGATGIRITGRPDNEDYIIIFEDDGCGILDEMKEKIFERNVGKNTGLGLFLIREILSITGITIRENGNLKEGARFEMRLPKGVWRMRGDSHS